The following coding sequences lie in one Arachis hypogaea cultivar Tifrunner chromosome 9, arahy.Tifrunner.gnm2.J5K5, whole genome shotgun sequence genomic window:
- the LOC112709750 gene encoding aquaporin NIP6-1: protein MENHNNEEIPSAPSTPATPGTPGAPLFGGFRSTNNNGGGLSRKSLLKNCKCFSVEEWTIEDGALPKVSCSLPPPPVPLARKVGAEFIGTFILMFAGTAAAIVNEKTNGSETLIGCAAVTGLAVMVIILSTGHISGAHLNPAVTISFAALKHFPWRNVPMYIGAQILASVCAAFALKGVYHPFMGGGVTVPSEEYGQVFALEFIISFNLMFVVTAVATDTRAVGELAGIAVGATVMLNILIAGPVSGGSMNPVRTLGPAIAANNYKAIWIYLTAPILGALGGAGAYSAVKLPNEDENPELKAPSNPGSFRR, encoded by the exons ATGGAGAATCATAATAATGAAGAAATCCCATCAGCACCATCAACACCAGCCACACCAGGGACTCCAGGTGCACCTCTCTTCGGAGGTTTCAGATCcaccaacaataatggtggaggtCTTAGTAGAAAATCACTCCTCAAGAACTGCAAGTGTTTCAGCGTTGAAGAATGGACCATTGAAGATGGTGCCTTACCCAAAGTCTCTTGCTCTTTGCCACCTCCTCCTGTTCCTCTTGCCAGAAAG GTGGGAGCTGAGTTCATCGGAACCTTCATTCTAATGTTCGCCGGAACAGCGGCGGCTATAGTGAATGAAAAGACAAATGGATCCGAAACTCTGATTGGTTGTGCTGCGGTCACCGGCCTTGCTGTTATGGTGATCATTCTCTCCACCGGACACATCTCCGGTGCTCATCTAAACCCTGCTGTCACCatctcctttgccgctttgaaGCACTTCCCATGGAGGAAT GTGCCAATGTATATTGGAGCACAGATATTGGCATCAGTGTGTGCGGCATTTGCACTTAAGGGAGTGTATCATCCATTTATGGGGGGAGGAGTGACGGTTCCTTCAGAAGAATATGGCCAAGTTTTTGCTTTAGAATTCATCATCAGTTTCAATCTCATGTTTGTTGTCACTGCTGTCGCCACCGACACTAGAGCT GTTGGAGAGTTAGCGGGAATTGCGGTGGGAGCCACCGTCATGCTCAACATACTTATAGCCGG ACCAGTATCAGGAGGATCAATGAATCCAGTAAGAACATTAGGTCCAGCAATTGCAGCAAATAATTATAAAGCAATTTGGATTTATTTGACCGCTCCAATTCTTGGTGCACTTGGTGGTGCTGGTGCTTATTCTGCTGTTAAACTTCCTAATGAAGATGAAAATCCTGAACTCAAGGCTCCTTCAAACCCTGGAAGCTTCAGAAGGTGA
- the LOC112709751 gene encoding Golgi SNAP receptor complex member 1-1 has protein sequence MEVPSSWDALRKQARKLEAQLDEQMNLYRKLVSANVSTKADATESDLESWIDRLLKQLQQVNSQMQALVSTGGSEVVSHTLNRHQEILQDLTQEFFRLRKSLRAKQEHASLLEDFKEFDRTRLDLEEGSEQHSLLKEHASISRSTGQMDNVISQAQATLGTLVLQRSTFGGINSKLSNVSSRLPTVNTILSAIKRKKSMDTLILSLVASVCTFLIVIYWLTK, from the exons ATGGAGGTGCCAAGTTCTTGGGATGCACTTCGCAAGCAG GCGAGAAAACTTGAAGCTCAGTTGGATGAGCAAATGAATCTGTATCGCAAATTGGTCTCTGCCAATGTTTCTACAAAAGCTGACGCCACTGAGAGTGATCTAGAATCATGGATTGATCGATTACTGAAACAACTCCAACAAGTAAACTCACAGATGCAAGCTTTGGTATCAACTGGTGGGTCAGAAGTGGTTTCTCATACTTTGAATAGACACCAAGAAATTCTTCAAGATCTCACCCAG GAGTTTTTTCGCCTTCGCAAAAGTCTTCGGGCTAAGCAAGAACATGCTTCACTACTGGAGGATTTTAAAGAATTTGATCGAACTCGATTAGACTTGGAAGAGGGTTCTGAACAGCATTCACTCCTAAAAGAACATGCATCCATCAGTAGAAGTACAGGACAG ATGGACAATGTTATTTCACAAGCACAAGCAACACTTGGCACGCTTGTACTCCAACGTTCAACATTTGGTGGCATCAATTCAAAACTCAGCAATGTTAGCAGTCGCCTCCCAACG GTAAATACCATACTTTCGGCAATAAAGCGAAAAAAGTCAATGGATACCCTTATACTTTCTCTAGTTGCATCAGTTTGCACCTTTCTCATTGTCATCTACTGGCTaaccaaatga
- the LOC140175404 gene encoding uncharacterized protein gives MRLSLGENNNIQELRNFAEWLLKIGDGLAGDTTDGESIVHIPSDILIKNSETVLDDLIDFVYPNMLSNLSVKIYFKDRAILAPILDFCVTDVNNKMTAGLPGQEIVYLSSDSVCAEEGNMELELDAFSPEILNGINCSGLPPHKLVLKVGAPVMLLRNIDQTNGLCNGTRMQVRRMRNHVIECKTLTGNKVRSIVLIPRVNLIPNNETLPVRFQRRQFPIIMSFAMIINKSHGQTLLKLPRPVFTHGQLYVTLSRVTSKDGLRVLLQDHGHLEDNCMINVDD, from the coding sequence ATGAGATTGTCACTAGGTGAAAACAACAATATACAAGAACTCAGAAATTTTGCAGAATGGCTACTAAAAATTGGTGATGGTTTGGCTGGTGATACAACAGATGGTGAATCGATCGTTCATATACCATCTGACATTTTGATTAAGAACTCTGAGACAGTTTTGGATGACCTCATTGATTTTGTGTATCCAAATATGTTATCCAATTTATCcgttaaaatttatttcaaggaTAGAGCAATTCTTGCACCAATTTTGGATTTTTGTGTCACTGATGTCAACAACAAGATGACTGCAGGGCTACCTGGACAAGAAATAGTCTACTTAAGTTCAGACTCTGTGTGTGCTGAAGAGGGAAATATGGAACTTGAGTTAGATGCTTTCTCGCCGGAGATTCTAAATGGAATAAATTGTTCAGGTCTACCACCACACAAGTTGGTTTTGAAGGTTGGCGCTCCTGTTATGTTGCTGCGGAATATAGACCAAACTAATGGTTTGTGCAATGGAACGAGGATGCAAGTTAGAAGAATGAGAAATCATGTGATAGAATGCAAGACTTTAACTGGTAACAAAGTTAGAAGTATTGTTCTTATCCCAAGAGTGAATCTAATTCCAAATAATGAAACATTGCCGGTCAGGTTTCAAAGAAGACAATTCCCAATTATCATGTCATTTGCAATGATAATAAATAAGTCCCATGGACAAACTCTATTGAAACTTCCAAGGCCAGTTTTCACTCATGGTCAATTGTATGTTACGTTATCAAGGGTAACGAGTAAAGATGGTCTGCGAGTGCTGTTGCAAGATCATGGACACTTGGAAGATAACTGCATGATAAATGTg